GCGGCGCGTCAGCGATCACTGGACGATGGAGGAGCGAGATCGGCTGCCACGGTCAAACAAGCGAAGGGAAGGGTACTGCTCACCGTGCAGTCGTGCGGCATGCGAAGCGGaacagagcgagagagaacaagGGCAGTGGAGGGCTGACGACGATGTGGACCGGCACGACGAAGCTCATTATGATCTGTGGCCATGTCTCCGCCGACACCCGCCCCACTCGAACACCACACCACACTGCGACAACGACTTCGTATccttcttcccctctctttctcagTTCTTTACAGCCGCAGAAGCCGACGGGGGGCGGCCAAGGGGAAGGGGTCGGCATCGGCTTGCGTACGGTGGTCTTACAGGAAGCTCTACCGAaagtagcagcagcagtcgcggtTGTTAGCTGCGGTgactgccccccccccacacacacacacacaccaccaccaccaccaccaccccaccccacccggGCACTTCCCGTCGCTCGTCGATTCCACCAGGAATGGAGGGCGGATGTGAGCACCTTCGCCTggacacacatacacacagagcgAGCGCGGCGTCATCAGCCGCTCTCCTTCCGTCTCCATCCAAGAAGTCAGAatgtgcatgcatgtgccGATATACCACCGCATACTTCACCACGTCCTCGTCCCTCTGGCCATCATCGCTTGCCCGTGACTCACATGCTCTcttccccgcccccccctccctctttcatccctccccctctctctctctctctcgcttcgtCTGACACACGCATCAaacatgcgcgcgcacgacgcggCTGCACCACACAGAAagcagcaacacacacacacacacacacacattcctccctccctcgcctcaAAAACCAAACGCAGAACACGCACGCCGGTACACCCCGCGTGAGTCGCTGAAGCGCCATCCTCccagtctctctctctctctcaggAGCGAGCTACGTCGATAggttttttttcttttcacACGATCATCCCCTTACTCGCGGCGATGGGCGGGTGCGTGGTCTCTGTGATGGCGAAGCGCAACGCGGCGCAAGTGATGCCCGACCCGCGCGCCGAGGCGCTCGAGCGCCGGCGTGCCCAGTGCGGTGGCAATTTTGTGCAACGCGTGCCCGGCACGGAGAGCGAGCACGCCTCAGCCATCTACCGCATCGCTGGAGTGACAGCGGAGCAACACGAAGCCAtcctcgcggcggccgcggcgaggcCCACCTTTTACACCACGCTGATGCGTCACTGCGCGGAGCGCACGGACCAGCGCGTGCTTGGCTACCGCCCCGTGAAGTGCGTCACAAAGgagccggcgccgtcgaagtcaagcggcagcacgagcgagccagcgaagaaggagcggcTCATGAGCATCACACACttcgacgaggtggtgcACGTCACCTACTCAGAAATGGAGGAGCGCATCTTCCACTTCGGCGCCGGCCTGGCCGCCCTCGGCGTCACCGCCAACGGAAACGTTTCAATCTACCTCGACACGTGCGTCGAGTGGCTGATCGGCATCTACGGCATCTggtcctgcagcgccgtcgccgccaccgtctaCGCCAACCTCGGCGAGGCGGCcctggcgcacgcgctgcacgAGACGGAGAGCCAGGCGATTCTGTGCGGGTCGGTGAATGTGGCGAATGTGCTGAAGCTGATGAAGAACGGGGTCATGCCGCAGGTGCCGATCATCCACGTCGGCGCCCTGCCCGCGTCGCTCGACACGCACGGCGTGCAGGTGGTGAGCTTCAAGCAGGTGGAGATGATCGGCGCGGCACACCTCGAGGGTGGTGCGGCGAAGGGCACGGGGCCGTTGAACGACGACGACCTGGCATTGATCATGTACACGAGCGGCACGACCGGTGACCCGAAGGGCgtcatgcacacgcaccgcacGTTGGCTGCTGGCCTGCACACCCTCGAGCCGCGCGTGATCGACCTGCTCGGCCAGCCGCGCCCCGACGACGTGTACCTCTCCTACCTGCCCATGGCGCACATCATGGAGTTCACCATCACAAACCTGTTCATCTTCCGCGGTGCCTTTATCGGCTTcggcacgccgcgcacgctgACGGACACCACGGCACGGCCGCACGGCGACCTGCTTACGTTCAACCCGTCCATGCTCGCCGGCGTACCGCGCATCTTCGACACGCTCAAGAAGGCCGTcgaggcgaagctgccgccggtgggcACGCTCAAGCGACAGGTGTTCGACCACGCCTACCAGAGCCGGCTGGCGGCGATGAAGGAGGGCAAGGACACGCCGTTCTGGAACGAGAAGGTGttcgcggcgccgcgtgcCGTGCTCGGCAGCCGCCTACGGATCatgctcagcggcggcggcccgctGTCCGCCGCGACGCATGAATTTGTGAACGTGGTCTTTGGCCGCGTGGTGATTGGCTACGGGCTCACGGAGACGATCTGCGTCGGGGCGATTCAGATCCCCGGTGACACGGAGACGAACGTGACGGGCTTGATGGAGCCTGGCCAGGAGATCAAGCTGCTCGACATTGACGAGTACAAGCACACGGACACGCCCGAGCCGCGCGGCGAGATGCTGTCACGCGGGCCGTACCTGTTCAAGGGCTACTACAAGCAGCCGGAGCTGACGCGCGAGGTGCTGGACGAGGATGGCTGGTTCCACACCGGCGACGTTGGCAGCTTTACCGCGGACGGCAAGATGCGTATTGTCGGCCGCGTcaaggcgctggcgaagaaCTGCCTGGGCGAGTACatcgcgctggaggcgctcgAGGCGGTCTACTCTAGCAACGAACTGCTGCAGCCAaacggcgtgtgcgtcctCGTGCACCCGGACAAGCCGTACATCACGGCTCTGGCGCTGACGGACGAGGCGCGTGCAACGAGCTTCGCGGCGAAGCACGGTATCGAGGGTACGTACCCTGCCCTGCTGAAGGACCAGCGCTTCCAGCAGGCGGCCGCGATTTCGATGGCCGACACGGCACGCGCCTCGAACCGCGCGTCCTTCGAGTGCgtgaagcgcgtgcgcgtgatCGACGACGAGTGGACCCCGGAGAACGAGATCTTGACAGCTGCCCAGAAGCTGAAGCGCCGCGTCATCGATGCGCAGTACGCACAGACGATCGCAGAGCTCTTCGCGGATGATTAGCCGCGTcgatgtatgtgtgtgtgtgtgtgcgtgtgggtgtgtgtgtgcatgtgtgttgCTCAGGGACTGAGTATGACggag
Above is a window of Leishmania major strain Friedlin complete genome, chromosome 1 DNA encoding:
- a CDS encoding putative fatty acyl CoA synthetase 2 (previous protein_id=AAZ09193.1), which codes for MESLESLYAQVSLCVPNGVCVVVHSAKYYVCAIACTTESKAMVFARQHDTAKVAEGRHAIGGVRRVSDHWTMEERDRLPRSNKRREGYCSPCSRAACEAEQSEREQGQWRADDDVDRHDEAHYDLWPCLRRHPPHSNTTPHCDNDFVSFFPSLSQFFTAAEADGGRPRGRGRHRLAYGGLTGSSTESSSSSRGC
- a CDS encoding putative long-chain-fatty-acid-CoA ligase (previous protein_id=AAC24659.1), translating into MGGCVVSVMAKRNAAQVMPDPRAEALERRRAQCGGNFVQRVPGTESEHASAIYRIAGVTAEQHEAILAAAAARPTFYTTLMRHCAERTDQRVLGYRPVKCVTKEPAPSKSSGSTSEPAKKERLMSITHFDEVVHVTYSEMEERIFHFGAGLAALGVTANGNVSIYLDTCVEWLIGIYGIWSCSAVAATVYANLGEAALAHALHETESQAILCGSVNVANVLKLMKNGVMPQVPIIHVGALPASLDTHGVQVVSFKQVEMIGAAHLEGGAAKGTGPLNDDDLALIMYTSGTTGDPKGVMHTHRTLAAGLHTLEPRVIDLLGQPRPDDVYLSYLPMAHIMEFTITNLFIFRGAFIGFGTPRTLTDTTARPHGDLLTFNPSMLAGVPRIFDTLKKAVEAKLPPVGTLKRQVFDHAYQSRLAAMKEGKDTPFWNEKVFAAPRAVLGSRLRIMLSGGGPLSAATHEFVNVVFGRVVIGYGLTETICVGAIQIPGDTETNVTGLMEPGQEIKLLDIDEYKHTDTPEPRGEMLSRGPYLFKGYYKQPELTREVLDEDGWFHTGDVGSFTADGKMRIVGRVKALAKNCLGEYIALEALEAVYSSNELLQPNGVCVLVHPDKPYITALALTDEARATSFAAKHGIEGTYPALLKDQRFQQAAAISMADTARASNRASFECVKRVRVIDDEWTPENEILTAAQKLKRRVIDAQYAQTIAELFADD